From Mucilaginibacter rubeus, a single genomic window includes:
- a CDS encoding type II toxin-antitoxin system VapC family toxin gives MMNLLLDTNIVLNIIRAKDFAGVVNFINPNEAQLYLSVVSEAELKSIAIKNSWGVNRRALLDSFLDEVNIIEVNQLYVNIYAEIDAFSQKANPAFTVYDFNTPRNMGKNDLWIASLAALLSLQLLTTDADFDHLHNVFVDVRRINPAEFLIFF, from the coding sequence ATGATGAATTTGTTACTTGATACTAACATTGTTTTGAATATTATAAGAGCGAAAGATTTCGCTGGCGTTGTAAATTTTATTAATCCAAACGAAGCTCAATTATATCTCTCAGTTGTTTCGGAAGCCGAGCTTAAGTCAATCGCTATTAAAAATAGTTGGGGTGTTAACAGGCGTGCTTTACTTGATAGTTTTTTAGATGAGGTTAATATTATTGAGGTTAATCAACTGTATGTAAATATCTACGCAGAAATTGATGCGTTTTCCCAAAAGGCAAATCCCGCCTTTACCGTTTATGATTTTAATACTCCGCGTAATATGGGTAAGAATGATCTTTGGATTGCGTCACTTGCCGCCCTTTTGAGTTTGCAGCTTTTAACAACGGACGCGGATTTTGATCACCTTCACAATGTATTTGTTGATGTACGACGTATCAATCCTGCTGAGTTTTTAATATTTTTTTGA
- a CDS encoding RluA family pseudouridine synthase — protein sequence MPRPEFNYSNNDITDKDVLYEDNHLIGINKRAGDIVQVDETGDEPLDEKVKKYIAHKYSKPNGAFLGVVHRLDRPVSGVILFAKTSKALDRINKMFKAREMHKTYYAVVRKKPFPEEGTLVHWLVKNSQKNVTKAHDKEVQGSLRSELSYKLVGELNGYYLIEVDPITGRPHQIRVQLSTLGCPIVGDNKYGYPRGSLRKSICLHARKLTFIHPVKNEPVAIIAPVPRDGFWEKFEGMMVG from the coding sequence ATGCCTCGTCCCGAATTTAATTATAGCAATAACGATATTACCGATAAGGATGTTCTTTATGAAGACAATCACCTTATTGGCATAAACAAGCGCGCGGGCGATATTGTGCAGGTTGATGAAACCGGCGACGAGCCATTGGATGAAAAGGTAAAAAAATACATCGCCCACAAATACAGCAAACCCAACGGCGCGTTCCTGGGCGTGGTACACCGCTTGGACAGACCGGTAAGCGGTGTGATCCTGTTTGCCAAAACCAGCAAAGCGCTTGACAGGATCAACAAAATGTTTAAAGCCCGCGAAATGCATAAGACCTATTATGCTGTAGTTCGCAAAAAGCCATTCCCTGAAGAAGGAACACTGGTGCACTGGTTGGTTAAAAACTCTCAAAAAAATGTAACTAAAGCGCACGACAAGGAGGTACAAGGTAGTTTACGTTCTGAACTGAGCTATAAACTGGTTGGTGAGCTAAACGGATATTATCTAATTGAGGTTGACCCAATAACCGGTCGCCCGCACCAGATCAGGGTACAGCTTTCAACCTTGGGTTGCCCAATTGTTGGTGATAATAAATATGGCTATCCCCGTGGCAGCTTACGCAAAAGCATTTGCCTGCATGCCCGTAAACTGACTTTTATTCATCCGGTAAAAAACGAGCCGGTTGCCATTATTGCACCCGTGCCACGTGATGGCTTTTGGGAAAAGTTTGAGGGGATGATGGTGGGGTGA
- the panB gene encoding 3-methyl-2-oxobutanoate hydroxymethyltransferase — protein sequence MSVNKEIKRITTNTIQEMKVRGEKISMLTAYDYSMATIVDEAGTDIILVGDSASNVMAGHETTLPITLDQMIYHASSVVRAAKRALVVVDLPFGSYQGNSKEALNSAIRIMKEAGAHAVKIEGGVEIAESVSRILTAGIPVMGHLGLTPQSIYKFGTYTVRAKHEAEAQKLREDAVKLQELGCFGVVLEKIPAKLAQEVTANLQIPTIGIGAGQHCDGQVLVIHDMLGINKGFKPRFLRQYSNLYDVMHDAIKNYNTDVKSNSFPNEKEQY from the coding sequence ATGTCTGTAAATAAAGAAATAAAGCGTATCACCACCAATACTATTCAGGAAATGAAGGTTCGTGGTGAAAAGATCTCTATGCTTACCGCATATGATTATTCAATGGCTACCATAGTCGACGAAGCTGGGACGGATATCATCCTCGTTGGCGATTCGGCTTCAAATGTAATGGCCGGTCACGAAACTACGTTACCTATCACGCTCGATCAGATGATCTATCATGCTTCATCCGTAGTACGTGCAGCTAAACGCGCCTTAGTAGTTGTCGATTTGCCATTTGGTTCATACCAGGGCAACTCTAAAGAGGCTTTGAACTCGGCCATCCGTATCATGAAGGAAGCCGGCGCACATGCCGTTAAAATTGAAGGCGGTGTTGAAATAGCCGAATCGGTAAGCAGGATCTTAACTGCGGGCATCCCGGTAATGGGACATCTTGGGCTTACCCCGCAGTCTATATACAAATTTGGAACATACACGGTACGTGCCAAACATGAAGCCGAAGCACAAAAACTGCGTGAAGATGCGGTTAAGCTACAGGAGCTTGGCTGCTTTGGTGTAGTGTTGGAAAAAATTCCGGCCAAACTGGCCCAGGAGGTGACCGCTAATCTGCAGATCCCTACAATAGGTATTGGTGCCGGTCAGCATTGCGACGGACAGGTATTGGTGATCCACGATATGCTGGGAATTAATAAAGGCTTCAAGCCCCGTTTTTTACGCCAGTATTCCAACCTGTATGATGTTATGCACGACGCAATCAAAAATTACAATACCGACGTAAAAAGCAATAGCTTCCCTAACGAAAAGGAACAATATTAA
- the carA gene encoding glutamine-hydrolyzing carbamoyl-phosphate synthase small subunit produces the protein MNYFTKLPAILLLADGTVFYGKAAGKMGTTTGEICFNTGMTGYQEIFTDPSYFGQIMVTTNAHIGNYGIANEEVESGRIQIAGLVCKNYNIAYSRKQADESIQDYFQEQNIVGISDIDTRQLVRHIRDKGAMNAIISSEILDLDELKAKLDLVPSMDGLELSSQVSTTETYTFGSEDAPYRVAVLDLGVKKNILRNFDSREVYAKVFPAKTTYAEMEKDFAPTGYFISNGPGDPAAMPYAVETVKEILAADKPMFGICLGHQLLALANDIPTQKMFNGHRGLNHPVKNIIINHCEVTSQNHGFGVVPEAVRASDKVEITHVNLNDQSIEGIRVKGKKAFSVQYHPESSPGPHDSRYLFDDFIKSMK, from the coding sequence ATGAACTATTTCACCAAACTACCGGCTATATTGCTGCTTGCTGACGGTACCGTTTTTTATGGTAAAGCTGCTGGCAAAATGGGTACTACCACCGGCGAGATTTGTTTTAATACCGGCATGACCGGCTACCAGGAAATTTTTACCGACCCTTCATACTTTGGGCAAATTATGGTAACCACCAATGCGCACATTGGTAACTACGGTATTGCTAATGAAGAGGTTGAATCGGGCAGGATCCAGATCGCTGGTCTTGTTTGTAAAAACTATAACATCGCCTACAGCCGTAAACAGGCTGATGAATCGATACAGGATTATTTCCAGGAACAAAACATTGTAGGTATTTCTGATATCGATACCCGCCAGCTTGTTCGCCACATTCGTGATAAAGGCGCTATGAATGCTATTATCTCGTCAGAAATATTGGATCTGGATGAGTTGAAAGCAAAGCTTGACCTGGTGCCTTCAATGGATGGCCTGGAGCTTTCATCGCAGGTATCAACTACCGAAACTTATACTTTTGGCAGCGAAGATGCTCCTTACCGTGTAGCTGTGCTTGACCTTGGTGTAAAGAAAAATATCCTTCGCAATTTTGATTCGCGCGAGGTTTATGCAAAAGTGTTCCCGGCTAAAACAACTTATGCCGAAATGGAAAAGGATTTTGCGCCTACCGGTTATTTCATTTCAAATGGCCCTGGCGATCCGGCTGCTATGCCTTACGCGGTTGAAACAGTAAAGGAAATTTTAGCTGCTGATAAACCAATGTTTGGTATTTGCTTAGGTCACCAGTTGCTGGCTTTGGCTAATGACATCCCAACTCAAAAAATGTTTAACGGTCACCGTGGCTTAAACCACCCGGTAAAAAATATCATCATTAACCATTGCGAGGTTACTTCACAAAACCACGGTTTTGGTGTAGTGCCTGAGGCTGTACGTGCTTCAGATAAAGTGGAGATCACTCACGTTAACCTGAACGACCAGTCGATAGAAGGGATCCGTGTAAAAGGTAAAAAGGCATTCTCGGTACAATATCACCCTGAATCTTCACCTGGCCCGCACGATTCAAGGTATTTGTTTGATGATTTTATCAAATCGATGAAATAA
- a CDS encoding helix-hairpin-helix domain-containing protein, with protein MKKSINLLLNAEEKALLRAQKTKISDLTTFAPDEVAMILNADAERAKEINALIEFQSIPSLGINFATELMQQGYYSLEQLKGKDPVELFNAFERHVGAWADPCVEDSYRLLAHYIKHGDTGKNWWDFTAERKAYRAEHGFPTNRPAKAWYELPQYRHSKQKDFVGNK; from the coding sequence ATGAAGAAATCAATTAATCTGCTCTTAAATGCCGAAGAGAAGGCGCTGCTCAGGGCTCAAAAAACTAAGATTTCTGACCTCACTACTTTTGCCCCCGACGAAGTGGCGATGATATTAAATGCAGATGCCGAACGTGCAAAAGAAATTAACGCGCTTATTGAATTTCAAAGTATTCCTTCATTAGGGATCAACTTTGCTACCGAGCTGATGCAGCAAGGGTATTATTCGTTAGAACAGTTAAAGGGTAAAGACCCGGTTGAGTTATTTAATGCTTTTGAACGGCACGTTGGGGCATGGGCCGACCCTTGTGTGGAGGATTCATACCGCTTGCTTGCCCACTATATAAAACATGGTGACACCGGCAAAAACTGGTGGGATTTTACTGCCGAACGAAAAGCTTACCGTGCCGAACATGGGTTCCCCACAAACCGACCGGCAAAAGCCTGGTATGAACTGCCGCAATATCGTCACAGTAAGCAAAAAGATTTTGTTGGGAATAAGTAG
- a CDS encoding RNA polymerase sigma factor RpoD/SigA — protein sequence MRQLKISQSITNRESASLEKYLHDIGKVDLITAEEEVILAQKIREGDQVALERLTKTNLRFVVSVAKQYQNQGLTLGDLINEGNLGLIKAAKRFDETKGFKFISYAVWWIRQSILSAIAEQSRIVRLPLNQIGSLSKIHKAASKLEQEYERQPTPEELADNLEISVDKIADSMNNAGRQISMDAPFIQGEENTLLDVLASSDAATDTEVMADSLSQEIKRSLGILAERDREVLMLFFGLGGHAPHSLEEIGEKFDLTRERVRQLKDKALMRLRHNSKSNLLQSYLN from the coding sequence ATGAGACAACTTAAAATATCCCAATCAATCACTAACCGTGAATCAGCATCGCTCGAAAAATACCTGCACGATATTGGCAAGGTAGATTTGATCACAGCTGAGGAGGAAGTGATCCTGGCGCAAAAGATTCGTGAGGGCGACCAGGTAGCGTTAGAACGTTTGACAAAAACTAACCTTCGCTTTGTGGTATCGGTTGCTAAGCAGTACCAAAACCAGGGACTTACCCTGGGCGACTTAATAAACGAGGGAAACCTTGGCCTGATCAAAGCAGCTAAGCGCTTTGACGAAACTAAAGGTTTTAAATTTATTTCATATGCCGTATGGTGGATCCGTCAGTCAATTCTGTCGGCCATTGCCGAGCAATCACGTATTGTGCGTTTACCATTGAACCAAATTGGTTCATTAAGTAAGATTCATAAAGCCGCTTCAAAACTGGAGCAGGAGTACGAAAGGCAGCCAACGCCTGAAGAACTTGCAGACAACCTTGAAATTTCGGTTGATAAAATTGCCGATTCAATGAATAATGCAGGTCGTCAGATTTCAATGGACGCGCCTTTTATCCAGGGTGAAGAAAATACTTTACTTGATGTGTTGGCCAGCTCTGATGCTGCAACCGATACCGAAGTAATGGCCGATTCATTATCACAGGAAATTAAACGTTCGTTAGGTATCCTTGCCGAACGCGACCGTGAAGTACTGATGTTATTTTTTGGCCTTGGAGGTCATGCGCCACATTCATTAGAGGAAATAGGTGAAAAATTTGATTTAACCCGCGAACGCGTTCGCCAGTTGAAAGACAAAGCTTTGATGCGTTTACGTCACAACTCAAAATCAAACCTATTGCAATCATACTTAAACTAA
- a CDS encoding AsmA-like C-terminal region-containing protein produces MPKWLKITLKIAGAFVGLIIILFIALTVYVNYNKQKVLAMITSELNKNLNGTLTIGTINPTLFKGFPGVSVELKDVVLKDNRWAQHHHTLLTAKDFEVSVNASALLKGEVVINKIDISNADIDLFTDSTGYSNTAIFKAKPKVEKDPKEKQTNSSTQIKRFSLNKVNFIVDDRHAYKLFKFAVNDIQGHMDYPAKGWNADIDLNTMANSFSFNTKKGSFMKNRLLKGHFDISYDDDSQIINLAPNTLNIGDNPFTVGAQFNLKSPQTDFTINLKVDDILWNDAANLLAVNITKSLKMFDLKKPIDVTCDLKGSFGGGGDPSIYVTAKVKNNILKTQGGTIENCSFNGVFSNNYINGKGLSDDNSVIKLYHFNGYYKDIPFTIDTAFINNLNTPVATGIFRSRFPVTKLNPVIGDESLKFTKGVADLKLAYKADIVNFKFTKPFVTGNVDIKNADVEYLPRGLVFKNNSIALKFTEKDLYINNIRLQNGSSIVYMQGKVSNFLNLYYTDPEKILIVWQITSPQIRLGEFLGFLNNRGYESSAGHVGSGKKMSNAKITSQLNTAFDKGQAELHLRLAKVYYKKFLATDVNADILLADNTMKMRNVSLKSSGGTLNLSGLVLQGPTNNFAISTTINNVNTNTFFASFNNFGLKDFTSDNLRGFLSARVDIKGGIKNTGDLVPKSIKGFAQVSLKDGALVNFAPIKSVGKFAFPFRDLDNITFGDLKARFDLDGDKIKIAPMQINSSVLNMDVEGTYSLSRGTNIALDVPLRNPKNDSKIEDETERNKKRMKGIVLHILATDGDDGKIKIKWNKNHKKTKQDDDDQKTDDKQQTPEPAQD; encoded by the coding sequence ATGCCAAAATGGTTAAAGATAACCTTAAAGATCGCCGGAGCGTTCGTGGGTTTAATTATAATTTTATTTATCGCTCTTACTGTTTATGTTAATTATAATAAGCAGAAAGTGCTTGCTATGATCACTTCCGAGCTTAATAAAAACCTGAACGGCACACTCACTATAGGCACTATCAACCCTACATTGTTTAAGGGGTTTCCGGGCGTATCTGTTGAACTGAAAGATGTGGTACTGAAAGATAACCGCTGGGCGCAACATCATCATACTTTACTTACTGCCAAAGATTTTGAAGTATCGGTTAATGCCTCAGCGTTGCTTAAAGGCGAGGTGGTGATCAATAAAATAGATATTAGTAATGCCGATATCGACCTGTTTACCGATAGCACCGGCTACAGCAATACAGCTATATTTAAAGCAAAACCCAAGGTTGAAAAAGATCCGAAAGAGAAACAGACCAATTCTTCAACACAGATCAAAAGGTTTTCATTAAACAAAGTAAATTTTATAGTTGACGACCGCCACGCTTATAAATTGTTCAAATTCGCGGTTAATGATATCCAGGGCCACATGGATTATCCTGCCAAAGGATGGAATGCTGATATCGATCTGAATACCATGGCAAACAGCTTTTCCTTTAATACAAAAAAAGGAAGCTTCATGAAAAACAGGCTTTTAAAAGGGCACTTTGATATCAGCTACGACGATGATTCGCAGATCATAAACCTTGCGCCCAATACACTTAACATTGGCGATAACCCCTTCACGGTTGGCGCGCAGTTTAACCTTAAATCTCCGCAAACAGATTTTACTATTAACCTCAAGGTTGACGATATTTTGTGGAATGATGCTGCCAACCTACTGGCTGTCAATATCACCAAAAGCCTCAAAATGTTCGATCTGAAAAAGCCCATCGATGTAACCTGCGACCTGAAGGGAAGTTTTGGAGGCGGCGGCGATCCGTCTATTTACGTTACGGCCAAGGTAAAAAACAACATTTTGAAAACCCAGGGTGGCACTATCGAAAATTGCAGCTTTAACGGAGTTTTTAGCAATAACTATATCAATGGCAAAGGCTTAAGTGACGACAACTCCGTGATAAAACTTTACCATTTTAACGGTTATTACAAAGATATTCCGTTTACAATTGATACCGCGTTTATCAATAACCTGAATACGCCGGTGGCAACGGGCATTTTCCGCTCACGCTTTCCGGTTACCAAACTTAACCCGGTTATTGGCGATGAAAGCCTGAAATTTACCAAAGGCGTTGCCGATTTGAAACTGGCCTATAAAGCCGATATCGTGAATTTTAAATTCACCAAACCCTTTGTTACCGGCAATGTTGATATCAAAAATGCGGATGTAGAATACCTGCCACGTGGCCTGGTATTTAAAAACAACTCTATCGCATTAAAATTTACCGAGAAGGATCTTTATATCAACAATATCCGCCTGCAAAACGGTAGCAGTATAGTTTACATGCAGGGTAAGGTAAGCAACTTTTTGAACCTGTATTATACCGATCCGGAAAAAATCCTGATCGTATGGCAGATCACCAGTCCGCAGATCCGGCTTGGTGAGTTCCTGGGCTTCCTGAACAACCGCGGATACGAAAGCAGTGCCGGCCATGTCGGGTCGGGTAAAAAGATGTCGAACGCTAAGATCACCAGCCAGCTGAATACCGCGTTTGATAAAGGGCAGGCCGAGCTCCATTTACGTTTGGCAAAAGTTTACTACAAAAAGTTTTTGGCTACCGATGTAAATGCCGATATCCTGCTGGCCGATAACACCATGAAGATGCGCAATGTAAGCCTTAAAAGTTCGGGCGGAACATTGAATTTAAGCGGATTGGTATTGCAGGGGCCAACCAATAACTTTGCTATCAGCACAACTATTAACAATGTAAATACTAATACCTTCTTTGCATCGTTTAACAACTTCGGTCTCAAGGATTTTACCAGCGATAACCTGCGGGGTTTCCTTTCGGCAAGAGTAGATATTAAAGGCGGCATCAAAAATACCGGCGATCTGGTGCCAAAATCAATCAAAGGCTTTGCACAGGTTAGTTTAAAAGACGGCGCATTGGTCAATTTCGCGCCAATAAAAAGTGTAGGCAAGTTCGCCTTCCCTTTCCGCGATCTGGACAATATCACTTTTGGCGATTTAAAGGCCAGGTTTGATCTTGACGGCGATAAAATAAAGATCGCCCCAATGCAGATAAATTCGAGCGTTTTGAATATGGATGTAGAGGGAACCTATTCGCTATCTCGAGGGACAAACATTGCCCTGGATGTTCCGTTACGGAACCCGAAAAACGACAGCAAGATTGAGGACGAGACCGAACGAAACAAAAAACGAATGAAAGGTATTGTTTTACACATCCTTGCCACCGATGGTGATGATGGTAAAATAAAGATAAAATGGAATAAAAATCACAAAAAAACAAAGCAGGATGATGACGACCAGAAGACAGATGACAAGCAGCAAACACCGGAGCCGGCGCAAGATTAA
- a CDS encoding NAD-dependent epimerase/dehydratase family protein, whose amino-acid sequence METTNKIKVIITGATGMVGEGVLHQCLLSNKVEEVLIINRKPSGVTHPKLKEIIHADFFNLTPIESQLQGYNACFFCLGVSSVGMSEEAYYKLTYLLTMHVAEILSRVNPDMTFCYISGAGTDSTETGRSMWARVKGKTENDLMKLPFKQVFNFRPGFMKSFKGAKNTLSFYKYISWMYPLGRLIYPKGFITLEEVGKAMINTANRGTGRWILDGKDIVALANE is encoded by the coding sequence ATGGAAACAACTAATAAAATAAAGGTAATTATTACAGGCGCTACCGGTATGGTAGGCGAGGGGGTATTGCACCAATGTTTACTGAGCAATAAGGTTGAAGAGGTGTTGATCATTAACCGTAAACCAAGCGGCGTAACGCACCCCAAGCTCAAAGAAATTATTCATGCCGATTTCTTTAACCTTACGCCCATAGAAAGCCAGCTGCAAGGTTATAATGCTTGCTTTTTTTGTTTAGGTGTTTCGTCGGTAGGTATGAGCGAAGAGGCTTACTATAAATTAACCTACCTGCTTACCATGCATGTTGCAGAGATCCTGAGTCGTGTTAATCCGGACATGACCTTTTGCTATATATCTGGAGCTGGTACCGATAGTACAGAAACCGGCCGCAGCATGTGGGCACGCGTAAAAGGCAAAACCGAAAATGACCTTATGAAGCTGCCCTTTAAACAGGTATTTAACTTCAGGCCGGGATTTATGAAAAGCTTTAAAGGCGCAAAAAATACACTTTCGTTTTATAAGTATATCAGCTGGATGTATCCCCTCGGCAGGCTTATTTATCCTAAAGGCTTTATTACACTGGAAGAAGTTGGCAAAGCCATGATCAATACCGCGAACCGGGGAACGGGGCGTTGGATCCTGGACGGAAAAGATATTGTAGCGCTGGCCAACGAATAG
- a CDS encoding alpha/beta hydrolase, with product MKAKSMKARLNKYLIAAVVLSGSLFALTFKASAQGTPVKNIVLVHGAFADGSGFQAVYNILAKKGYNVTVVQNPLTSLKDDVDAANRILDKQDGPTVLVGHSYGGTVITEAGNNSKVVALVYIAAFAPDKGENTIKWVQSAPPAPENGILPPDDKGFVYYDKAKFHGGFAGDLSQAEADFMFASQGPTSVQCFITPITEAAWKTKPSYGIVATEDKSIVPDVERTMYKRAGAKITEVKGSHVIFISQPEAVAKVIIEAANSVK from the coding sequence ATGAAAGCCAAATCAATGAAAGCCCGCTTAAATAAATATTTAATTGCGGCAGTAGTTTTATCAGGCAGTTTATTTGCCCTTACCTTTAAAGCAAGCGCGCAGGGCACGCCTGTTAAAAACATTGTATTGGTACATGGTGCCTTTGCCGATGGCTCGGGCTTTCAAGCCGTGTACAATATCCTTGCTAAAAAAGGATACAATGTTACCGTGGTTCAAAATCCCTTAACCTCGCTTAAGGATGATGTTGACGCGGCTAACCGGATCCTGGACAAACAGGACGGCCCCACAGTTTTGGTTGGCCACTCCTATGGCGGTACAGTAATTACCGAAGCCGGGAATAATTCAAAAGTAGTGGCCTTGGTTTACATTGCCGCTTTTGCTCCGGATAAAGGCGAGAACACCATAAAATGGGTACAATCTGCACCTCCCGCTCCCGAAAACGGAATTTTGCCGCCAGACGATAAAGGCTTTGTTTACTATGATAAAGCTAAATTTCATGGTGGGTTTGCCGGCGATTTGAGCCAGGCCGAGGCCGACTTTATGTTTGCCTCACAGGGGCCAACCTCGGTTCAATGTTTTATAACCCCTATTACCGAAGCCGCCTGGAAAACCAAGCCGAGCTATGGCATAGTAGCTACCGAAGATAAAAGTATAGTGCCTGATGTTGAGCGTACCATGTATAAACGTGCCGGAGCTAAAATAACCGAGGTTAAAGGCAGCCACGTCATATTTATTTCGCAACCCGAGGCTGTTGCCAAAGTAATTATCGAGGCGGCAAACAGCGTTAAGTAA